The proteins below are encoded in one region of Streptomyces ficellus:
- a CDS encoding peptidoglycan-binding domain-containing protein, which translates to MTGRPGRFCPDCDGVCACAAAEDTLGIRPYVDLSAAERDDAPSGPAPDSGAGSAAGPGAGWGPAAGSGTMPLYVALEPELVPPAHTGPPHGARAGTRALARAEARSRTRARRPYAVLGAVAAVVAVAGAAGYAAGLFGGGGETDRALPDAVPSTPGWPSEAPQGLSRPTGSPSPPGTGSPSASVTGSASASSSASPSASASPSASAPVTASASLAVAAPGTSSASASAARPPGGGAGGSSPSPSRSRVPGAEQPPEQAPTLSRGDRGPEVTELQHRLRQAGLYDGPLHGRYNDDVEWGVGQYQEARDLWDDDWGVYGPETRQWLESETSGR; encoded by the coding sequence TTGACGGGAAGACCGGGACGGTTCTGTCCTGACTGCGACGGCGTGTGCGCGTGCGCCGCCGCGGAGGACACGCTGGGCATACGCCCGTACGTGGACCTCTCGGCGGCGGAGCGGGACGACGCCCCGTCCGGTCCGGCGCCGGACTCGGGCGCCGGGTCGGCGGCGGGGCCGGGCGCGGGGTGGGGGCCGGCCGCCGGGTCGGGCACCATGCCGCTGTACGTGGCGCTCGAGCCCGAGCTGGTGCCGCCGGCGCACACGGGCCCGCCGCACGGCGCCCGGGCCGGGACCAGGGCGCTGGCCCGGGCCGAGGCGCGGTCCCGTACGCGTGCCCGCCGCCCGTACGCCGTGCTGGGTGCCGTGGCGGCGGTGGTCGCGGTGGCGGGCGCGGCGGGCTACGCGGCCGGGCTCTTCGGCGGGGGCGGCGAGACGGACCGGGCCCTTCCCGACGCGGTGCCGAGCACGCCCGGGTGGCCCAGCGAGGCGCCCCAGGGGCTGTCGCGGCCGACCGGATCGCCGTCCCCGCCGGGCACGGGGTCCCCGTCGGCGTCGGTGACCGGGTCCGCGTCCGCCTCCTCTTCCGCTTCCCCGTCGGCCTCCGCGTCCCCGTCCGCCTCCGCGCCGGTGACCGCCTCCGCGTCCCTGGCCGTCGCCGCACCCGGGACGTCGTCGGCCTCCGCGTCGGCGGCCCGCCCGCCGGGCGGTGGGGCCGGCGGGTCCTCGCCGTCGCCCAGCCGGAGCCGGGTGCCGGGCGCGGAGCAGCCGCCCGAGCAGGCGCCCACGCTCAGCCGGGGCGACCGGGGCCCGGAGGTCACGGAGCTCCAGCACCGGCTGCGGCAGGCGGGGCTGTACGACGGCCCGCTGCACGGCCGCTACAACGACGACGTGGAGTGGGGCGTCGGCCAGTACCAGGAGGCCCGCGACCTGTGGGACGACGACTGGGGCGTCTACGGCCCGGAGACCCGGCAGTGGCTGGAGTCCGAGACGTCGGGGCGCTGA
- a CDS encoding HNH endonuclease family protein: MSGVYARRIAVLAASAALTATGALATAPAAQAAPPTPVSAATARTYLAQLTVRAEGSSSGYDRDKFPHWSTQSGACNTREVVLKRDGVNVVQDSSCAAVSGSWYSEYDGATWHAASDLDIDHVVALSEAWRSGASGWTTSQRQAFANDLTRPQLIAVTDNVNQAKGDLDPAEWMPSRTAYRCTYARMWVQVKHHWKLSTDSAEKSALQSVLNGC, from the coding sequence ATGTCCGGTGTCTACGCGCGTCGAATAGCCGTGCTCGCCGCCTCCGCAGCCCTCACCGCCACCGGGGCCCTGGCCACCGCCCCGGCCGCCCAGGCCGCCCCGCCCACCCCGGTCAGCGCCGCCACCGCCCGCACCTACCTCGCCCAGCTCACGGTGCGGGCGGAAGGTTCCTCCAGCGGTTACGACCGCGACAAGTTCCCGCACTGGAGCACCCAGTCCGGCGCCTGCAACACCCGTGAAGTGGTCCTCAAGCGCGACGGCGTGAACGTCGTCCAGGACTCCAGTTGCGCGGCGGTCAGCGGCAGTTGGTACTCCGAGTACGACGGTGCCACCTGGCACGCGGCCTCGGACCTCGACATCGACCACGTCGTCGCCCTCTCCGAGGCGTGGCGCTCCGGCGCCTCCGGCTGGACCACCTCGCAGCGCCAGGCCTTCGCCAACGACCTCACCCGTCCGCAGCTCATCGCGGTCACGGACAACGTCAACCAGGCCAAGGGCGACCTCGACCCCGCCGAATGGATGCCGTCGCGCACCGCGTACCGCTGCACCTACGCCCGCATGTGGGTGCAGGTGAAGCACCACTGGAAGCTGAGCACCGACTCGGCAGAGAAGAGCGCCCTCCAGTCGGTCCTGAACGGCTGCTGA
- a CDS encoding alkaline phosphatase D family protein gives MSAGLRLGPLLRYVDWERGDRATVWVEADRPCTAEVRCADGAGGHARTFQIAGHHYALVQVTGLTPGTTTAYEVFLDDHPVWPPTEPGRRYPASTITAPRPGARELSVTFGSCRWAAPPPGGKDPVGPDALDTLATRLASDPDAVRPDVLLLLGDQVYADETSKPTQRWLASRRDLREEPGVQVADYEEYTHLYYESWLDPGVRWLLSTVPTCMIFDDHDVIDDWNTSASWLADMRDTGWWRERILSGLMSYWVHQHLGNLSIDELEADPLYAAVRDAPDGTEPLRRFAAEADADPARARWSYRRDFGSTRLVMIDTRAGRVLDEQNRSMHDKEEERWLAEQLTAGRDGCDHLLVGASLPWLLAPMMHDAETWNAALCRGERGARWARLAERVRRGADLEHWAAFPHSFERLTRLLTEAGTGPDAPATICVMSGDVHHAYVAEPAWPGAADPRSSRILQLTCSPVHNRIPGPLRVAFRLSWSRAGRRIGLALRRHARTGPPLVEWRRTGGPWFGNQLMTLNLRGRSARLRLEHAAARGRDRKDAELRAVHERSLSDDSA, from the coding sequence ATGAGTGCCGGACTGCGGTTGGGACCATTGCTGCGGTACGTCGACTGGGAGCGCGGCGACCGGGCGACGGTCTGGGTCGAGGCCGACCGGCCCTGCACGGCCGAGGTGCGCTGCGCGGACGGCGCCGGTGGCCACGCGCGGACCTTCCAGATCGCCGGGCACCACTACGCGCTGGTGCAGGTCACCGGCCTGACGCCCGGGACGACGACCGCGTACGAAGTCTTCCTGGACGACCACCCGGTGTGGCCGCCCACGGAGCCCGGGCGCCGCTACCCGGCCAGCACCATCACCGCGCCCCGCCCGGGGGCGCGGGAGCTGAGCGTCACCTTCGGTTCGTGCCGCTGGGCGGCGCCGCCGCCGGGCGGCAAGGACCCGGTCGGGCCGGACGCCCTCGACACGCTGGCCACCCGGCTGGCCTCCGACCCCGACGCCGTACGCCCCGACGTCCTGCTCCTCCTGGGCGACCAGGTGTACGCGGACGAGACCTCGAAGCCGACGCAGCGCTGGCTGGCCTCGCGGCGGGACCTGCGCGAGGAGCCGGGGGTGCAGGTCGCGGACTACGAGGAGTACACCCACCTCTACTACGAGTCCTGGCTCGACCCCGGCGTCCGCTGGCTGCTGTCCACCGTGCCCACCTGCATGATCTTCGACGACCACGACGTGATCGACGACTGGAACACCAGCGCCTCCTGGCTGGCCGACATGCGCGACACGGGATGGTGGCGCGAGCGGATCCTCAGCGGGCTGATGTCGTACTGGGTCCACCAGCACCTGGGCAACCTCTCCATCGACGAGCTGGAGGCCGATCCGCTGTACGCGGCGGTCCGCGACGCCCCGGACGGTACGGAGCCGCTGCGCCGGTTCGCCGCCGAGGCCGACGCCGACCCGGCGCGGGCGCGGTGGAGCTACCGGCGGGACTTCGGCAGCACCCGGCTGGTGATGATCGACACCCGGGCCGGACGCGTACTGGACGAGCAGAACCGGTCGATGCACGACAAGGAGGAGGAGCGGTGGCTGGCCGAGCAGTTGACGGCCGGCCGGGACGGCTGCGACCACCTGCTGGTCGGGGCCTCGCTGCCGTGGCTCCTCGCGCCGATGATGCACGACGCCGAGACCTGGAACGCCGCCCTGTGCCGCGGTGAGCGCGGCGCCCGGTGGGCGCGGCTGGCGGAACGCGTGCGCCGGGGCGCCGACCTGGAGCACTGGGCCGCCTTCCCGCACTCCTTCGAGCGGCTGACGCGGCTGCTCACGGAGGCCGGCACCGGGCCGGACGCCCCGGCGACGATCTGCGTCATGTCGGGCGACGTGCACCACGCGTACGTCGCCGAGCCCGCATGGCCGGGGGCCGCCGACCCGCGGTCGTCCCGGATCCTCCAGCTGACCTGTTCGCCCGTGCACAACCGGATCCCCGGGCCGTTGCGCGTCGCGTTCCGGCTGAGCTGGAGCCGCGCGGGGCGGCGGATCGGGCTCGCCCTCCGGCGGCACGCGCGCACCGGCCCACCGCTCGTGGAATGGCGCCGCACGGGCGGGCCGTGGTTCGGCAACCAGCTGATGACGCTCAATCTGCGCGGCCGGTCGGCGAGGCTGCGGCTCGAGCACGCGGCGGCCCGGGGCCGCGACCGGAAGGACGCCGAGCTGCGGGCCGTCCACGAGCGCAGCCTGTCGGACGACTCCGCCTGA
- a CDS encoding TMEM165/GDT1 family protein has protein sequence MLSFTIMAITFGVVFLAELPDKTALAGLMLGTRYRASYVFAGVAAAFAVHVVLAVAAGSVLTLLPHRLVQALVGVLFLAGAAVLLLKKTDEEEEKIKAPADQSFWKVSGAGFMLILVAEFGDLTQIMTANLAARYDNPLSVGLGAVLALWAVAGIGILGGRTLMKYVPLRLITKVAACLMLALAGFSLYEALAP, from the coding sequence GTGCTCAGCTTCACGATCATGGCGATCACCTTCGGCGTCGTCTTCCTCGCCGAACTGCCCGACAAAACCGCCCTCGCCGGCCTCATGCTGGGCACCCGCTACCGCGCGTCGTACGTCTTCGCGGGCGTGGCCGCGGCCTTCGCCGTCCACGTCGTGCTCGCCGTCGCCGCCGGCAGCGTCCTGACGCTCCTCCCGCACCGGCTGGTCCAGGCGCTGGTGGGCGTGCTGTTCCTGGCGGGCGCGGCCGTCCTGCTGCTGAAGAAGACCGACGAGGAGGAGGAGAAGATCAAGGCCCCGGCCGACCAGTCCTTCTGGAAGGTCTCCGGAGCGGGCTTCATGCTGATCCTCGTCGCCGAGTTCGGCGACCTCACGCAGATCATGACGGCCAACCTCGCCGCCCGCTACGACAACCCGCTCTCCGTCGGCCTCGGCGCCGTCCTCGCCCTGTGGGCGGTCGCCGGAATCGGCATCCTGGGCGGGCGGACGCTGATGAAGTACGTACCGCTGCGGCTGATCACCAAGGTCGCCGCCTGCCTGATGCTGGCGCTGGCGGGCTTCAGCCTGTACGAGGCGCTCGCCCCGTAG
- a CDS encoding HAD-IA family hydrolase, with product MPAAPSVLTARALLLDMDGTLVNSDAVVERCWRRWAVRHGLDPEEALKVVHGRQGYATMAVLLPDRPMEQNHADNRSMLAEETADLDGVVPIGGAPAFMDAVAALPHALVTSADEALARARMGAAGLRMPDVRVTAERVGASKPDPEGFLKGAAELGFDPAECVVFEDSEAGIQAGRAAGMRVLGVGPRAGAFAPDVHVPDLTHVRVEADGGGAIRLHITGA from the coding sequence ATGCCGGCCGCCCCTTCCGTCCTGACCGCCCGGGCCCTGCTCCTCGACATGGACGGGACGCTCGTCAACTCGGACGCCGTGGTGGAGCGCTGCTGGCGCCGCTGGGCGGTGCGCCACGGGCTCGACCCCGAGGAGGCCCTCAAGGTCGTCCACGGCCGCCAGGGCTACGCCACCATGGCCGTCCTCCTCCCGGACCGCCCCATGGAGCAGAACCACGCCGACAACCGCTCGATGCTCGCCGAGGAGACCGCCGACCTGGACGGCGTCGTGCCGATCGGCGGCGCGCCCGCCTTCATGGACGCCGTCGCCGCGCTCCCGCACGCCCTGGTCACGTCGGCCGACGAGGCGCTCGCCCGGGCCCGCATGGGCGCGGCCGGGCTGCGGATGCCGGACGTCCGGGTGACCGCCGAGCGGGTGGGCGCCAGCAAGCCCGACCCGGAGGGGTTCCTGAAGGGCGCGGCCGAGCTGGGCTTCGACCCGGCCGAGTGCGTGGTGTTCGAGGACTCCGAGGCGGGCATCCAGGCCGGGCGCGCCGCTGGGATGCGGGTGCTGGGCGTCGGGCCGCGCGCCGGCGCGTTCGCCCCGGACGTCCACGTGCCCGACCTGACGCACGTGCGCGTGGAGGCGGACGGCGGCGGCGCGATCCGCCTCCACATCACCGGGGCCTGA
- a CDS encoding GNAT family N-acetyltransferase, translating into MTSTNWTVRPERYDSPAATALRFDYFDDVASRYYGRPITADEVDEGILNEGLDRLVPPTGQFLVGRADGEPAACGGVLMLDAERAELTRVFVRHAHRGTGGAALLMDALEEAAAALGARRMVLNTRLDLVEARALYTRCGYREIPAYCEGPYMEVWYGKELRPSPAGRPA; encoded by the coding sequence ATGACGAGCACCAACTGGACCGTCCGCCCCGAGCGTTACGACAGTCCCGCAGCCACCGCTCTGCGGTTCGACTACTTCGACGACGTGGCGAGCCGCTACTACGGGCGGCCCATCACCGCGGACGAGGTCGACGAGGGGATCCTGAACGAGGGCCTGGACCGGCTCGTGCCGCCGACCGGGCAGTTCCTGGTCGGCCGGGCGGACGGTGAGCCCGCCGCCTGCGGCGGGGTGCTCATGCTGGACGCGGAGCGGGCGGAACTCACCCGTGTGTTCGTCCGCCACGCCCACCGCGGCACCGGGGGCGCCGCGCTCCTGATGGACGCGCTGGAGGAGGCCGCCGCCGCCTTGGGCGCCCGGCGCATGGTGCTCAACACCCGCCTGGACCTGGTCGAGGCGCGGGCCCTGTACACCCGTTGCGGCTACCGCGAGATACCGGCGTACTGCGAGGGCCCGTACATGGAGGTCTGGTACGGCAAGGAGCTGCGCCCCTCCCCGGCCGGGAGACCCGCCTAG
- a CDS encoding ABC transporter permease: MLLPVNATFAAVLAVLLAVAATVAAIAHLRAPREIVTAGVRAAAQLAAVSLVIGWVVRHLPLLLGFLLLMYAVAVRTAGRRITPNRTWWWAAGPIAAGVAPVVGALVLTGLVPLKGIALVPVTGILIGGALTATVLGGRRALDELGTRHGEVEAGLALGLLERDARLEVAREAAADALLPGLDQTRTVGLVTLPGAFVGMLLGGASPLEAGAVQLFVLVGLMAVQGVAVATVLELVARGRLHRREA; encoded by the coding sequence GTGCTGCTGCCCGTCAATGCCACGTTCGCGGCTGTTCTCGCCGTCCTGCTCGCCGTCGCCGCCACCGTCGCGGCGATCGCCCACCTCCGGGCGCCGCGCGAGATCGTCACCGCGGGCGTGCGGGCCGCGGCGCAGCTCGCCGCCGTGTCGCTGGTCATCGGGTGGGTGGTCCGGCACCTGCCGCTGCTGCTCGGATTCCTGCTGCTGATGTACGCCGTCGCCGTACGCACGGCTGGGCGCCGCATCACGCCCAACCGGACCTGGTGGTGGGCGGCCGGGCCCATCGCCGCCGGCGTCGCCCCGGTCGTCGGCGCCCTGGTGCTGACCGGTCTCGTCCCGCTGAAGGGCATCGCCCTCGTCCCGGTGACCGGCATCCTCATCGGCGGGGCGCTCACCGCCACGGTGCTCGGCGGGCGGCGCGCCCTGGACGAGCTCGGCACGCGGCACGGCGAGGTGGAGGCGGGCCTGGCGCTCGGGCTGCTGGAGCGGGACGCGCGGCTGGAGGTGGCCAGGGAGGCGGCGGCGGACGCGCTGCTGCCGGGGCTCGACCAGACCAGGACGGTGGGGCTGGTCACGCTGCCGGGCGCGTTCGTCGGGATGCTGCTGGGCGGGGCGTCACCGCTGGAGGCCGGCGCGGTGCAGCTCTTCGTGCTCGTCGGGCTGATGGCGGTGCAGGGGGTCGCGGTGGCCACCGTGCTGGAGCTGGTCGCCCGGGGCAGGCTGCACCGGCGCGAGGCGTAG
- a CDS encoding O-methyltransferase, whose amino-acid sequence MSQERWSAVDDYLTDMLAPADEALTAALADSEAAGLPAISVTAPLGKLLHLLARTQGARTVLEIGTLGGYSTIWLARALPEDGRLVSLEYNPDHADVARANLARAGLDKVAEIRTGAALDTLPRLAEEGAGPFDLVFIDADKPNNPRYLDWALRLTRPGSLIVVDNVVRGGAVTDESSTDPAVTATRELFDLVARDPRLDATAIQTVGGKGYDGMLLARVAA is encoded by the coding sequence ATGAGCCAAGAGCGATGGTCCGCCGTGGACGACTACCTCACCGACATGCTGGCACCCGCCGACGAGGCCCTGACGGCCGCGCTCGCCGACAGCGAGGCCGCGGGCCTCCCGGCGATCAGCGTCACCGCGCCGCTGGGGAAGCTGCTGCACCTGCTGGCCAGGACGCAGGGCGCCCGGACCGTCCTGGAGATCGGCACGCTCGGCGGCTACAGCACCATCTGGCTCGCCCGCGCGCTGCCGGAGGACGGCAGGCTCGTCTCACTGGAGTACAACCCCGACCACGCCGACGTCGCCCGCGCGAACCTCGCACGGGCGGGGCTGGACAAGGTCGCCGAGATCCGCACCGGCGCGGCCCTCGACACGCTGCCGCGACTGGCCGAGGAGGGCGCCGGCCCCTTCGACCTGGTCTTCATCGACGCCGACAAGCCGAACAACCCGCGGTACCTGGACTGGGCGCTGCGGCTGACCCGCCCCGGCAGCCTGATCGTCGTCGACAACGTCGTACGCGGCGGCGCGGTCACCGACGAGTCCTCGACGGACCCGGCGGTGACCGCGACACGGGAATTGTTCGACCTGGTCGCCCGGGACCCGCGGCTGGACGCGACCGCGATCCAGACGGTCGGCGGGAAGGGCTACGACGGAATGCTCCTGGCCCGCGTGGCGGCCTGA
- a CDS encoding MDR family MFS transporter, producing the protein MAQEVTTPATDPAPGQGQNRRAVLVAIGALLLGMLLAALDQTIVSTALPTIVSELGGMEHLSWVVTAYMLASTAGTPLWGKLGDQYGRKKLFQTAIVIFLVGSALCGVAQNMPQLIAFRAVQGLGGGGLMVLSMAIVGDLVPPRERGRYQGLFGAVFGATSILGPLLGGLFTEHLSWRWVFYINLPIGVVALFVIAAVLHIPVRQTRHTIDYLGTLLIASVATCLVLVASLGGTTWAWGSAQIIGLAVLGAVLLVWFVRVERRAAEPVLPLKLFRIRTFTLVSVISFIVGFAMFGAMTYLPTFLQVVRGVTPTMSGVHMLPMVLGMLITSTGSGQIVSRTGRWKVFPLLGTAVTALGLLLLHRMEETSSDWELSLYFFVFGAGLGLVMQVLVLVVQNAVAYEDLGVATSGATFFRSIGASFGVAIFGTVFTNRLTGKLEAALSGRELPPGAGPDQLAADPRAIAQLPPGLRQGVLHAYATSITDVFLYAAPVVVLAFLVAWLLKEDRLRGAVTAPDPSQTVASNPVERSSYDECARALSVLGSREGRKAIYEKITARAGLDLLPASSWLLLRVRRHGTVEPARLADTTPVPIRFITEAARQLEERHLVRREGLQLVLTEQGVEVATRLAHAREESLAELLGDWWGPERPTDLVQLVEELTAELCGSRRERPRVVEVRRDHRA; encoded by the coding sequence ATGGCGCAGGAAGTGACCACCCCGGCCACCGACCCCGCCCCCGGTCAGGGACAGAACCGGCGTGCCGTCCTGGTCGCCATCGGCGCCCTGCTGCTCGGCATGCTGCTGGCGGCGCTCGACCAGACCATCGTCTCCACCGCCCTGCCGACCATCGTCAGCGAACTCGGCGGCATGGAACACCTGTCCTGGGTCGTCACCGCGTACATGCTCGCCTCGACCGCCGGCACCCCCCTGTGGGGCAAGCTCGGTGACCAGTACGGCCGCAAGAAACTCTTCCAGACCGCGATCGTCATCTTCCTCGTCGGCTCCGCGCTCTGCGGCGTCGCGCAGAACATGCCCCAGCTCATCGCCTTCCGCGCCGTCCAGGGCCTCGGCGGCGGCGGCCTCATGGTGCTGTCCATGGCGATCGTCGGCGACCTCGTCCCGCCGCGCGAACGGGGTCGCTACCAGGGTCTGTTCGGCGCCGTCTTCGGCGCCACCAGCATCCTCGGACCGCTGCTGGGCGGGCTGTTCACCGAGCACCTCTCGTGGCGCTGGGTGTTCTACATCAACCTCCCCATCGGGGTCGTCGCCCTCTTCGTCATCGCCGCCGTGCTCCACATCCCCGTCCGCCAGACCCGGCACACCATCGACTACCTCGGCACCCTCCTCATCGCCTCCGTCGCCACCTGCCTCGTCCTCGTGGCGTCCCTCGGCGGAACCACCTGGGCCTGGGGGTCGGCGCAGATCATCGGCCTCGCCGTCCTCGGCGCGGTGCTCCTCGTCTGGTTCGTACGCGTCGAACGGCGCGCCGCCGAGCCCGTACTGCCGCTGAAGCTGTTCCGGATCCGCACCTTCACGCTCGTGTCCGTCATCAGCTTCATCGTCGGCTTCGCGATGTTCGGCGCGATGACCTACCTGCCGACGTTCCTCCAGGTCGTCCGGGGCGTCACCCCGACCATGTCCGGGGTGCACATGCTGCCCATGGTGCTCGGCATGCTGATCACCTCGACCGGCTCGGGCCAGATCGTCAGCCGCACCGGCCGGTGGAAGGTCTTCCCCCTCCTCGGCACCGCCGTCACCGCCCTCGGCCTGCTCCTGCTGCACCGGATGGAGGAGACCAGCTCCGACTGGGAGCTGAGCCTGTACTTCTTCGTCTTCGGCGCCGGACTGGGCCTCGTCATGCAGGTCCTGGTGCTGGTCGTGCAGAACGCCGTCGCCTACGAGGACCTCGGCGTCGCCACCTCCGGCGCCACCTTCTTCCGCTCCATCGGCGCGTCCTTCGGCGTCGCCATCTTCGGCACCGTCTTCACCAACCGGCTCACCGGCAAACTCGAGGCCGCCCTCTCGGGCCGCGAACTGCCACCGGGCGCGGGCCCCGACCAGCTCGCCGCCGACCCGCGCGCCATCGCGCAGTTGCCGCCCGGCCTGCGCCAGGGCGTGCTGCACGCCTACGCGACGTCCATCACCGACGTCTTCCTGTACGCCGCGCCCGTCGTCGTTCTCGCCTTCCTCGTCGCCTGGCTGCTGAAGGAGGACCGGCTGCGCGGCGCGGTCACCGCGCCCGACCCCAGCCAGACCGTGGCCTCCAACCCCGTCGAACGCTCCTCCTACGACGAGTGCGCCCGCGCCCTGTCGGTGCTCGGCTCCCGCGAGGGCCGCAAGGCGATCTACGAGAAGATCACCGCCCGCGCCGGCCTGGACCTCCTGCCCGCGTCCAGCTGGCTGCTGCTGCGCGTACGCCGCCACGGCACGGTGGAGCCGGCGCGGCTGGCCGACACCACGCCCGTACCGATCCGGTTCATCACCGAGGCGGCCCGGCAGCTGGAGGAGCGGCACCTGGTGCGCCGCGAGGGCCTCCAGCTGGTGCTCACCGAGCAGGGCGTGGAGGTCGCCACCCGGCTGGCGCACGCGCGCGAGGAGTCGCTCGCGGAGCTGCTCGGTGACTGGTGGGGCCCGGAGCGGCCCACGGACCTGGTGCAGCTGGTCGAGGAGCTGACGGCCGAGCTGTGCGGCTCCCGGCGCGAGCGGCCACGGGTCGTGGAGGTGCGTCGCGACCACCGCGCCTAG
- a CDS encoding FAD/NAD(P)-binding protein gives MSFAVPPAIALVGAGPRGTSVLERLCASVPELAAGTPLTVHVVDPAPPGAGRVWRTDQPAELLMNTVACQVTVFTDESVSCEGPIRRGPSLYEWAVARSYPLGPDDYPTRACYGAYLEWAFARAVAQAPPEVTVRVHRARAVRLEGTGPRTLVLDDGTVLAGLGAVVLAQGHLPVRRDPSSEHLGAYAARHGLRHFPPANPADLDLTPIAPGEPVLLRGLGLNFFDHMALLTEGRGGTFVPERTADGKLGLTYRPSGREPRLYAGSRRGVPYRARGDNEKGASARHEPVLLTPDVIERFRKRADAGDPPDFLGEVWPLVAKEVEVTYYEALLKRPRGFRTRFLAAGEATLDTYGVPPRDRWSWDRTSHPYAGETFRSPAHWRGWLLTHLRRDAADAALGNVTGPAKAALDVLRDIRNELRLIVDHAGLSGTSRRDHLDHWYTPLNAFLSIGPPRRRIAEMTALVEAGVLDVVGPRMRVRPDSGAFTAESPDVPGSAVSATTLIEARLPEPDVRRTGDDLLSGMLDSGQCRTHVVDGYDTGGLDVTPSPYRLVNRHGRAHQGVFALGVPTEGVHWVTAAGARPGVDSVTLADTDAVARAALRARSGTEAERPNVELASID, from the coding sequence TTGTCGTTCGCCGTTCCCCCTGCCATAGCCCTGGTCGGTGCGGGCCCTCGCGGTACCTCCGTACTCGAACGGCTCTGCGCCTCCGTCCCGGAACTGGCCGCGGGAACTCCGCTGACCGTCCACGTCGTCGATCCCGCACCACCGGGCGCGGGCCGTGTCTGGCGCACCGACCAGCCGGCCGAGCTGCTGATGAACACGGTGGCGTGCCAGGTGACGGTCTTCACGGACGAGAGCGTCAGCTGTGAGGGCCCGATACGCCGGGGGCCGAGCCTGTACGAGTGGGCCGTCGCCCGTTCGTACCCGCTCGGCCCCGACGACTACCCCACCCGCGCCTGCTACGGCGCCTATCTGGAGTGGGCGTTCGCCCGCGCGGTGGCACAGGCGCCGCCGGAGGTGACCGTACGGGTGCACCGGGCGCGGGCCGTACGCCTGGAGGGCACCGGACCGCGGACGCTCGTGCTGGACGACGGCACCGTACTGGCCGGTCTGGGCGCGGTCGTGCTCGCCCAGGGCCACCTCCCGGTCCGCCGCGACCCCTCCTCGGAGCACCTGGGCGCGTACGCCGCGCGCCACGGCCTGCGGCACTTCCCGCCCGCCAACCCGGCGGACCTCGACCTGACGCCGATCGCGCCCGGCGAGCCGGTGCTGCTGCGGGGCCTGGGCCTGAACTTCTTCGACCACATGGCGTTGCTCACCGAGGGCCGGGGCGGGACCTTCGTGCCCGAGCGGACCGCAGACGGGAAACTCGGCCTGACCTACCGTCCGTCGGGCCGTGAGCCCCGGCTGTACGCCGGTTCGCGGCGCGGCGTCCCGTACCGGGCGCGGGGCGACAACGAGAAGGGCGCGTCGGCGCGGCACGAGCCCGTGCTGCTGACGCCGGACGTCATCGAGCGGTTCCGCAAGCGGGCGGACGCGGGTGACCCGCCGGACTTCCTGGGCGAGGTGTGGCCCCTGGTGGCCAAGGAGGTCGAGGTGACGTACTACGAGGCCCTGCTGAAGCGCCCGCGCGGCTTCCGCACCCGGTTCCTGGCCGCCGGCGAGGCCACTCTCGACACGTACGGCGTGCCGCCCCGGGACCGCTGGTCGTGGGACCGGACCTCGCACCCGTACGCGGGCGAGACGTTCCGGTCACCGGCCCACTGGCGCGGCTGGCTGCTGACGCACCTGCGCCGCGACGCGGCGGACGCCGCCCTCGGCAATGTGACCGGTCCGGCGAAGGCCGCGCTCGACGTCCTGCGCGACATCCGCAACGAGCTGCGGCTGATCGTCGACCACGCGGGCCTGTCGGGCACCTCGCGGCGGGACCACCTGGACCACTGGTACACACCGCTCAACGCCTTCCTGTCGATCGGGCCGCCGCGTCGCCGCATCGCGGAGATGACGGCGCTGGTCGAGGCGGGGGTGCTGGACGTGGTCGGCCCGCGCATGCGGGTGCGTCCGGACTCCGGGGCCTTCACGGCCGAATCGCCCGACGTGCCCGGTTCCGCCGTGTCCGCGACGACGCTGATCGAGGCCCGGCTGCCGGAGCCCGACGTGCGGCGCACCGGTGACGACCTTCTCTCCGGAATGCTGGATTCCGGCCAGTGCCGCACCCATGTCGTCGACGGCTACGACACCGGAGGGCTCGACGTCACACCGTCGCCGTACCGCCTGGTGAACCGTCACGGCCGCGCCCACCAGGGCGTCTTCGCGCTCGGCGTCCCCACCGAGGGGGTGCACTGGGTCACGGCGGCGGGTGCCCGGCCGGGAGTCGACTCGGTGACCCTCGCGGACACCGACGCGGTGGCCCGCGCCGCTCTGCGCGCACGCTCCGGCACCGAAGCGGAACGACCGAATGTTGAACTTGCAAGTATTGATTAG